A single genomic interval of Seriola aureovittata isolate HTS-2021-v1 ecotype China chromosome 10, ASM2101889v1, whole genome shotgun sequence harbors:
- the ascl1b gene encoding achaete-scute homolog 1b, translating into METTTITTTQTAFTFGLTERCASISLHAPAQDCAVPAVHPNNTSAADYQSKTKVLKRQRSSSPELLRCKRRLSFNGLGYSIPQQQPVAVARRNERERNRVKQVNMGFQTLRQHVPNGAANKKMSKVETLRSAVEYIRALQQLLDEHDAVSAAFQCGLPSPTLSNSYSADPESPHSTYSSDEGGYEPLSSEEQELLDFTTWFDRY; encoded by the coding sequence ATGGAAACTACAACCATCACCACCACGCAGACTGCATTTACCTTTGGACTTACTGAAAGATGCGCCAGCATCAGCCTGCATGCCCCGGCCCAGGACTGCGCCGTCCCCGCCGTGCACCCCAACAACACCAGCGCTGCCGACTACCAAAGCAAAACCAAGGTGCTGAAGAGACAGCGCTCCAGCTCGCCGGAGCTCCTGCGCTGCAAGCGGCGCCTGAGCTTCAATGGCCTCGGCTACTCCATCCCTCAGCAGCAGCCCGTGGCCGTAGCCCGGCGGAACGAAAGAGAGAGGAACCGGGTCAAACAGGTTAACATGGGTTTCCAGACGCTGCGTCAACATGTGCCCAATGGTGCCGCCAACAAGAAGATGAGCAAAGTGGAGACCCTGAGGTCAGCGGTGGAGTACATCAGGGCTTTACAGCAACTCCTGGACGAACATGACGCCGTGTCGGCTGCTTTCCAGTGCGGGCTGCCATCCCCAACACTTTCCAACAGCTACTCTGCCGACCCGGAGTCGCCTCACTCCACCTACTCATCAGATGAAGGTGGCTACGAGCCTCTGAGCTCCGAGGAACAGGAGCTGTTGGACTTTACAACCTGGTTCGACAGGTACTGA